Within the Opitutaceae bacterium TAV5 genome, the region ACGGTTTCCGGTTACCGGACCATGCCGATGGTGGTTGGAGACGAGACGGGTGGCTTGCCGGCGGTCGGGATGCAGAGGCTGGCCGACGCAATGCACGGAGCATCCCGCGTATTGCATGGGGAGGGAGGCAAGGGAACGCCATTGCGAGAGATGGCGGAGAGTCTGGAATGGCGGGCAAAACGCTACTCGGTGCAGGCCACCGCAATGCAGGCCGAACATCGGGATCCGCCCGGAATGGGAAAGGACGAAAAAAAACGGGATCACCAGCGGGTGTTGCCGACGGGTCCGGCGCGTGGCCTGGTCACGACAACTCCGGATATCAGGACCGCCACGATCGATGAGCGCATTCTCGCCCGCATTGGTCCGGCCAGTGCAGGCGATTACCTCGGGGTGAGGACGACGGCCGGGGACTGGTTGATCAACGGTCAGGATGCATCGGCCTGGCAGTTTGACGACGAGGGGCGAATTGTCGGTCGCATCTCGTTTTATGATACGAACGAATCGCGATCGAAAGACGGGGCTGATACCGGAAATGGCGGACGTCCGGTGTGGATGCCGGGCCGCCTGGAGGGGGACATGCAGGCCGCAGGGGCGGACGTGACGGATAAATGGTTTGCGTGTCCGGGGGGGCGAGCGGAAACAAATCGCCGGCGCCCGGACTGGCCCGACCGGATTTTTTTGCAGAATCGTGTTGTGGGAGGCTGGCACGAACTGAAGTCACCACAGCCGTTTCATGCGATTTATGATGTGAAGATTATCGGAGATGCTGTGTATTCAATTTTCGTATATAATCCGGACGCGGCGGCCGGACCGCGCAATCGGGGAGATTTTCTGCTGCAGGGCGACCCTTTGGTCGGGATCATGGAATACGATATCGAAAAAACAGAATGGCGGTTACTGGTGAGTAGTCGCCGGATGCCTGCGGCGTCTCCGCTGGATGGCAAAATGCAAAAGCCTCCGGAGCGGCTGCTAAAAGTGTCGGACGGGAACAAGGGAAGCATTCTGATGGTGGATGGATTTCCCGGGCATGTCTATGATGCTCGCACGCGGGCATGGCGTGCGTCGGCGTCGGAGGAAATCGGGCAGGCGAAGAAGCTGGAAGAGGACGCGCGGTTCTGGCGCCTGGCGGGGCGTCAATGGTTTGCCTGGGCAAGCGAGGGGCGGGCGGGTTTTCTCGAACGCGGGCGCGGGAAGACACCGGTGCGGCTTGCTCTGGAGTTCGACACATCGGGGGAAAACGGGTTGCTGGCGCGATTGCCCGAGGATGTGCGGCGCCAAGTGTCGCTTGCGGGGTTGGGCGGAGGTTGGGCGACCAGGATGTCGGGCGGCCTGTTGCTGTGGCGCGGGCCGGTTTATTACTGGATACCAAAGGCGCGGCTCGAAGAGGCGCTGATGCAATAAAACATTATCCGTTTTTCAGATCATGATAACCGCACGCTTCCCTTTTTTTCCGGCTGGTTGTCTGGCGTTCGCCGCAATATTGCTCACGGGTGATGCAATCGCGCCGGATGGATCGGATGTGGTTCCGCAAAAAAGCGGTGAATCGTTCACCGGCTTCATCCGCTTCATCAATGCCGCCCGCACGGGCGACGTGGCGGAGGTGCGGCGGTTGCTGGCGGCAGCCATCGCATTCGGAAAAACCTCGGGAGCGGACGCGAAAACATGCTCGAACGGAATATCGTCGAGGCCGTGCCTGCGGAGGGAGGCGTGCTGTTGTGGCAGAGTCCAGTATATTACCGGATCCCCGACGCCCGTTTCCGCGAACTCCGCGATGCCATCCTTTTCCGTGGAGAGAAACGTGAACAAATCCTTTCGCCTCAAAATCTGCCGATCCTGAAACGATTCCATTTTCCAGCTTCTTTTCATCCACCCTTGTTCACTATGAAACCGGCATCCATTCCCGCTCTCGTCATTTGCGCCATCATTGCCTTGTCCCTTGCGCCTGCGCTCGCATTTTCCGGCAGCGAATCGCAGCCGAAACCGCCGCTGGTGGCGGTGATGCCGGAGGTGCTGGTGCAGAAATTGCCGGGAAAGGAACAGCAGTTCAAACGCGGCGGCACACTGGCCGTGCTGGTGCAGGCGTCGCTCGGGGCCGATCCGCGCTGGGCGTTTGTCGAACGCGAACAGATTCAGGTGATCGAATCCGAACAGGAACTGGCCGCGGCAGGCGCGTCGCGCGAAGCGGCTGCGCTTGGAACCGTGTCGGCATTGCGCCGCGCCCGGCTGGCCGGAGCAAGCCGGGTGCTCTCCATCCGGTTGTTCGGAGACCGGGAAAATCCCCGCGTGCTGGTCGAGGTTGCCGATGCGTTGAGGGCGGAGCGGCTGGCACGGGTCGAGGAAACGCTGTCACCCGATTTGTTACCCAACGAAAGCTGGCTTTCCATGCCGCCCGATGCCGCTGTCGCCAGTGTCGCCGGATGCGTGACGCGCGCGCTCGAAACCGCTGATGCCGGCGCGGCCCGGCTGGAAGACATGACCGTTGTCGCCCCGCTTGCCTTCGTGAACCGGAGCGCTACCGATCGGCTCGAACCGTTGGGACGCGCGCTCGACGAGGCGCTGCGCCACCGGTGGTCGCGAGAGGATAGCCGCATCCACGTCCTCTCCATCGGCAGGGAAATGGCGGATGGCGCAACAGGTCATTCCATCGGGGCCGAAGGCACGTTCGATGAATCGCTGCTGGTGCTCGCCGGCATGAGCGCGGAGAGCCAGGAGGCGTGGGCGCGGGTCGCCGACGTACTCGTATGGGGCGAGTTTTCCGAGGCCGGGGACGACGGCCCGCATGGATGGCGTCCTCTGGAAACGCCGGTAACGCTGACCGTCAGGTGGTCCGCGGGCGGTGACAAAACCGGCTCACTCCGCATGGACGGGACGTTGGGAAACCTCCCGCAACTGGCGGAAAAGATGGCGGCGCAGGTGACGGACAAGGTTCGCGGACTGAAGGGCCGGCTTTCGGCGGAAGATCGCCTGAAGGCGGCGGCTTTCATGTCCGAGGCAGCCAGCGCCCAGGGAAGTGAAAGCCGTGCCCGTGCCACGGAGCGCAGCCGGGAACGGTTTGCGGAGGCGGCGCACCGGATGAGTGTGGCCGCGTTTCTCGCTCCGGAAAACCGCGAGTGGCGCGAACTGCGCGTGCAGATGGGCATGTCGGTTTGCGAAGACCGCAGGGAACGTCCCGGTTACGATCTGGCATCGTGGCGGAATTACTGGGCGACGGAGTTCTGGCGGGTGTACGACCAGTTTGGCGTGGATGCGCAGGGGCGTGTGGACCTCGGGCTGATGGCGCGGGGCGCCCGGTATCCGATTTTTACGACAGGAGCGTCGGAACGGTTCATGAAGGCCGGCCGTCTGCTGGCCGGTGCCAGGATAAAGAGATCGACATGGCCTTTTGGCGATTTCTGCGAAAAATTTCTCTCCCAGTTGCAGTCATATGACGTGGAGCTGGCGAGGCGGCGCGAGATTTTCGAGGCGATGTGGCCTGTCGTGAGGCAGGGGATACAGAATGAAAAGGAGAAGGCGTTTTCGGTGGTTCACTTCATCTATGAAGGAGATTCCGTCCGGGCGACGAAAGCGCTGGACGGCGATTCCGGTTCGAAACCGGCGGCCGGGATGGCGGAGGCGACGCAGTCGCGCGAGGGGGCGCCGGTGTGGTTTGTCTCCGATGATCCGATGCGCATCTTCCGGGCTTCTCCCGGAGGCCGGGGCGCGGGAGTGGCGGGGCGCGGAGCCGCCCGTCCGGAGGAGTTTTTCATTCGTGTGCGTCCGTCGCTGAAGGACCGGATGGCGGCGCAACCACTGAAGCCCAGGAGCGCATGGGAACGGGTGCGCTCGCTGTTCTCTTCGGACGAGCCGGAGACGATAGCCGCGGCTGTGGCGATTCCCCCTCCATTGCCCGTTCTCGATCCGGAGGAGTTGCCTGCCGCGCGGTGGATGTCGCTGGGATGGGCTTGGGCCAAGGGCGCCCGCCGGGGAGACAACCTGGCGGACTGGATGGATGACGTTTCGGCGGTGTGCGCGGAGCCGCGCGGCGTGTGGGGCGTGATCCCGGAAAAATGGGGTCGCAAGCGATACGGAGCGGCGGACCAGAACGGGTTGTTTCTGGACTTCGCCGGGTTTGGCCTCGGATCCGCCGGAAGTGTGGCAGGGGTGAGCCCGGCCGAACGTATCACGGATGTGGCTCTGGTCGGTGGCGAAGTCTGGCTGGCTGCTTATGGCGGAGGTATCCGGATCGTGGAGCCGGGCCTGCTGACCGACGCGCCCGGCGCCGGAAAGACCCGGCGACTGACGGGGGCGGAAGGTTTGCTGCGCGACGATGTGGCGGAGCTGGCCGCGGGCAAGGGCTTCGTTCTTGCCGGAGACAAGGTCGCCCGCCGCCAGTGGGACGCTGACGGGAACACGGAAATGATCAGCAGCGTGGCGACCGATTTGTCGCGTATCACGAAGGCTGCGTTACCGGATTCGGCCGCGCTTCGGGGAATCCCGCCGGTGGAGCGTGCCGCGATCCAGTCATTCGGAAATGATGCCGCGCGTCTGGTGAAGTTGCCCGAACAGGTCGGTCGTATTTTGTGGAAACCCCTGCCTGATCGCGAACGGGAGATCCGGCAAAACCGCAGGGAAGGAGAGATGTCGGGGCCGTCGTTTTGTCCGACCGGCGCGGGCGATGGTTACTGGGTGAGCGACGGTCGCTCGGTCGCCTGGGCGGCGGGCGAGCGGATGCAGCCGCTCGCGACCTGGGAGAGCGCCGAAGTGGGCGCGCTGGCGGATGATGGCCGGCATCTGTTTGTCGCTGCGAGCATCGACGGCTTTCCCGTTCTGCACTACTTTACACCCCGTCCGACCTGGGACGGGCTCCGGGTTTACGTTTACGACTACAGGGAGGGAGCGTGGCGGGGGTGGTTCCGCGTGCCCGGTCCGGTGACGGCGATGGCGGCCACTCCGGGCGTACTGGTGTTCGCCACCATGGGCACGGGTGTTTACGACCACGGAGTGATGTTTGTCAGCACCGGAATGATCGCACCGCCCTCGGGCGGAGCCGGCGGCGGCGTGCTGTCGGCGGTTGTTGGCGGGGACCTGCTGGCCTTGCGGGCCGCGATCGCGGCCGGAGCTGATGTCAACGAAGCCTCGCCGTGGGGCTGGACGCCATTGATGGCGGCCTTGTGGAGAGCGCCGGATGCATTTCCGGATAATGAAAAAGTAACTACGAGTGGAGCGGCCGCCGGCCCGGAGGGGCCGGGAAATGCGGATGATCTCGCAATGGTCAGGATGCTGCTGGATGCCGGAGCGCGGTGTGATGTGAGCAACGCGTGGGGCTGGCATCCGCTCTTTGTCGCCGCCGCGTGGTCGCGTCCCGGAGCGGTGCGCCTGTTGCTCGACGCCGGAGCGAAGGCGGACTACCGCATGGAGCCGGTGCTGGTGAACGGGCGTCCTGTCGCGGCGGCGCGTGTGCGCCCGACAGCCTTGCATGGCGCAATATGCTCCGACCGGGCGGACGTGCTGGCGATGTTGCTGGAAGCGGGCGCCGATCCTGTGCTGGCCGACGGACTGGGCCGGTCGCCGTTTGCGCTGGCCGCAACTCATGCGGGGGAAACGGTGGCGGGCAAGCTGCTGGCCACTGGAGCCGTCAGACGGGCGGAGGCGCTGCGGCTGGCCACGGCGGCGGGTCGCGCAGGGTTGGAGTCGGCGGCGGATCCCTCGGCCGCTGGCGTCGCGTCTTCGGGCGGAGAAAAACAAAGTAACGGGGATTCAACTACGAAAGAGGGCGTCGGGAAGCGGGATCAGGAGATGCTGGATATGGAACTGCGCGCGGTGGTGGCGCGGGAGCGCGGGGAGCGTTTGCTGTCTGCGATCAAGCCTTTGTTGGAGGCCGGAGCCAATCCTGTGCGTGAGATCCGGGAGGAGGAGCAGGGCGGGGTCCGCACGGGAGCGACCGCGATCGAAATGGCGATGAGGCAGCGTCAAACGGAAGCGATTGAGATGATGATCCGCCATATGGCAATCGATTCTCTCAACACCGCCCGCAAGACGGACTGGCAGCGCCCGGGGACGTCGGTTGGCGCGATGTTGCTGCGGTTGCTGCTGGATCGCGGATACCCGGAGCAGGCCGCGTTGCTGCTGGAGCGCGGGTTTGCGCCGGATGTGAAGGCGGACGAAGAACTGGGAAAAATGGATGACAGTGTGTATCCATTGTTGCGAGTGGCCGTATTGCATGGGAATTCACGCGGCGACGCTGCGGAGGTGGTGCGGGCGTTGCGGCGTTCGGGTTTCCGGAGACTTGCGCGGCGCGTGGCCCGCATGGGAGACGAGAGCGTCATGGCGGGGATCGTCCGGATGCGTGATGCGGTTTCGCTGGAGGCATTGTTCGAGCCGATTCCGGATTCACTGGTGGAGCTGCGAGCGTGGGATGAGGTGGAAGATCTGAGAAAAGCCACCGGGAGCACCAATCCGTTTTTTCCCGTTGTCGAGGCTGGCTGGCGCGAGGGCATCGAGGCGCTGGTGCGCGCAGGTGTGGAGCGCAATGCGATGAGCAACAGCACGGAGAAAACGCTGGCGGACATCATACGCGACCGGCCGGAACTGGCCGTGATTTTCAACGGGCGTCCCGGTTCGCCGGACAACACGCTCGAAGGCGCGCGTGCCCTCCTCGCCGTGGCGAACAAGGAAAGTGCTCCGCCGGATTCCCTGTTCACCCCGGCCGTGTTGCGATATCGTGACCAGGACGGCGCAGGTGTATTGTTGATATCGGTACGAAATGGCGGTGGGAAAACCGTCCGGCGGATTCTGGACGCGGCGAGAGGGCTGGGTATCGATCCGGGGTTGTCCGGCCAGACCTGGCGAGGCGAGACGGTCGTGAATGCCGCGGCGACGGCCTGCGACGCTTCGACGGTCAAGGCGCTCCTCGATGCAGGCGCCGATCCGGATGGCCCCCGTGACGCCTGGACGCCGCTCGTCGCAGCGGCAAGGGAAGGTTGCAGCGACGTCGTCAAGGTGCTGGTCGAAGCCGGCGCAGATGTCCGCCGCA harbors:
- a CDS encoding ankyrin → MLERNIVEAVPAEGGVLLWQSPVYYRIPDARFRELRDAILFRGEKREQILSPQNLPILKRFHFPASFHPPLFTMKPASIPALVICAIIALSLAPALAFSGSESQPKPPLVAVMPEVLVQKLPGKEQQFKRGGTLAVLVQASLGADPRWAFVEREQIQVIESEQELAAAGASREAAALGTVSALRRARLAGASRVLSIRLFGDRENPRVLVEVADALRAERLARVEETLSPDLLPNESWLSMPPDAAVASVAGCVTRALETADAGAARLEDMTVVAPLAFVNRSATDRLEPLGRALDEALRHRWSREDSRIHVLSIGREMADGATGHSIGAEGTFDESLLVLAGMSAESQEAWARVADVLVWGEFSEAGDDGPHGWRPLETPVTLTVRWSAGGDKTGSLRMDGTLGNLPQLAEKMAAQVTDKVRGLKGRLSAEDRLKAAAFMSEAASAQGSESRARATERSRERFAEAAHRMSVAAFLAPENREWRELRVQMGMSVCEDRRERPGYDLASWRNYWATEFWRVYDQFGVDAQGRVDLGLMARGARYPIFTTGASERFMKAGRLLAGARIKRSTWPFGDFCEKFLSQLQSYDVELARRREIFEAMWPVVRQGIQNEKEKAFSVVHFIYEGDSVRATKALDGDSGSKPAAGMAEATQSREGAPVWFVSDDPMRIFRASPGGRGAGVAGRGAARPEEFFIRVRPSLKDRMAAQPLKPRSAWERVRSLFSSDEPETIAAAVAIPPPLPVLDPEELPAARWMSLGWAWAKGARRGDNLADWMDDVSAVCAEPRGVWGVIPEKWGRKRYGAADQNGLFLDFAGFGLGSAGSVAGVSPAERITDVALVGGEVWLAAYGGGIRIVEPGLLTDAPGAGKTRRLTGAEGLLRDDVAELAAGKGFVLAGDKVARRQWDADGNTEMISSVATDLSRITKAALPDSAALRGIPPVERAAIQSFGNDAARLVKLPEQVGRILWKPLPDREREIRQNRREGEMSGPSFCPTGAGDGYWVSDGRSVAWAAGERMQPLATWESAEVGALADDGRHLFVAASIDGFPVLHYFTPRPTWDGLRVYVYDYREGAWRGWFRVPGPVTAMAATPGVLVFATMGTGVYDHGVMFVSTGMIAPPSGGAGGGVLSAVVGGDLLALRAAIAAGADVNEASPWGWTPLMAALWRAPDAFPDNEKVTTSGAAAGPEGPGNADDLAMVRMLLDAGARCDVSNAWGWHPLFVAAAWSRPGAVRLLLDAGAKADYRMEPVLVNGRPVAAARVRPTALHGAICSDRADVLAMLLEAGADPVLADGLGRSPFALAATHAGETVAGKLLATGAVRRAEALRLATAAGRAGLESAADPSAAGVASSGGEKQSNGDSTTKEGVGKRDQEMLDMELRAVVARERGERLLSAIKPLLEAGANPVREIREEEQGGVRTGATAIEMAMRQRQTEAIEMMIRHMAIDSLNTARKTDWQRPGTSVGAMLLRLLLDRGYPEQAALLLERGFAPDVKADEELGKMDDSVYPLLRVAVLHGNSRGDAAEVVRALRRSGFRRLARRVARMGDESVMAGIVRMRDAVSLEALFEPIPDSLVELRAWDEVEDLRKATGSTNPFFPVVEAGWREGIEALVRAGVERNAMSNSTEKTLADIIRDRPELAVIFNGRPGSPDNTLEGARALLAVANKESAPPDSLFTPAVLRYRDQDGAGVLLISVRNGGGKTVRRILDAARGLGIDPGLSGQTWRGETVVNAAATACDASTVKALLDAGADPDGPRDAWTPLVAAAREGCSDVVKVLVEAGADVRRMDRLGFQPVIAACMATGEMESLKILLGTGKAGLDALTDEGHGVLEAAVISNSPEKIQWLLDQGAKWALPWKEDYHPLNTAARRGLAGSVRKLLELGLYSPKALSLARDDATRAVLQAYGGEVMHQSGEDEALWPEILADARNWRKRAEERLAAGGNVNHQSMYWTPLSLALKTDDPARVRFLVERGAKPDAGRINYQMTGPVTVYYAWLNSRAAGHHDEPKTDAMALACLDIFWPYDRDSYVRSSLLAAAVRGNMPKTAIRMIELGVPREEAVREFRKNTLLTAEQRAQWSRILGVTEPVPDNAPGAKP